Proteins encoded by one window of Candidatus Roizmanbacteria bacterium CG_4_9_14_0_2_um_filter_38_17:
- the atpB gene encoding ATP synthase F0 subunit A: MEKEIHISLPAQTLFHIGGLPVTNTLLITWVVMFFLIVFSYRVSRNLKNKPGKLQMVVEIVIGGIYGLFEKITGHNTAKFFPLLATIFLIVLFSNWTGLLPGMESIFTTVIEHGHEIHIPILRAPSTDLNFTLALAISAVVFIQFFGLRNLGINYLSKFIDFKNPINFFVGILEIISEFAKVVSFAFRLFGNIFAGEVLLIVIASLAPLLAPLPFLALELFVGFIQAIVFSMLTAVFLNVAVSKH, encoded by the coding sequence ATGGAAAAGGAAATACATATTAGTCTTCCCGCACAAACATTATTTCATATTGGTGGGTTACCCGTAACTAACACTTTGCTGATAACCTGGGTGGTAATGTTCTTTCTTATAGTTTTTTCATATAGAGTAAGTAGGAATCTAAAAAATAAACCAGGAAAGCTTCAGATGGTTGTTGAAATTGTAATAGGTGGTATATATGGATTGTTTGAAAAGATTACGGGTCACAATACAGCTAAATTCTTTCCGCTTTTAGCTACAATCTTTTTGATAGTGCTATTTTCAAATTGGACTGGTTTGCTACCAGGAATGGAATCGATATTTACCACAGTGATTGAACATGGACATGAGATTCATATTCCTATCTTGCGTGCTCCATCGACTGATTTAAACTTTACTCTCGCACTGGCGATTTCTGCAGTAGTCTTTATTCAGTTTTTTGGTTTGAGAAATTTGGGTATTAATTATTTGAGTAAATTTATTGATTTTAAAAACCCAATTAACTTTTTTGTGGGCATATTAGAGATAATATCTGAATTTGCTAAGGTTGTTTCATTTGCTTTTCGTTTATTTGGCAATATATTTGCGGGAGAAGTTCTTTTAATTGTAATAGCTTCTTTAGCTCCTCTTTTGGCACCGTTGCCCTTTTTAGCACTGGAGTTGTTTGTAGGCTTTATACAGGCGATTGTGTTTTCTATGTTAACAGCTGTATTTTTAAATGTGGCAGTGAGTAAACATTAG
- the atpE gene encoding ATP synthase F0 subunit C yields the protein MESDLSSIGAALAIGLGALGPGLGIGMLGKGAMEALGRNPEAESQIRTSMILAIAFAEAIAIYALVVALIIKFV from the coding sequence GTGGAATCTGATTTAAGTTCAATTGGTGCAGCGTTAGCTATCGGGCTTGGAGCTCTTGGTCCAGGGTTAGGTATAGGTATGCTTGGTAAAGGAGCAATGGAGGCTTTGGGACGAAATCCTGAGGCTGAAAGCCAAATTCGTACAAGTATGATTTTGGCAATTGCTTTTGCTGAGGCAATCGCAATTTATGCTTTAGTTGTTGCATTAATAATTAAATTCGTATAG
- the atpF gene encoding ATP synthase F0 subunit B encodes MLENIGINGRLLSFQIINFLVLIFILNKFLYKPVLKMIQDRQSEINKGLRLTEDMQIKEEGLVKDREKVLKRAREEAQALLEQKKQEAVKVREKIIAEARQEKEAIVASGKREIEANRRDMEKKLEQDVLEIAYGMTEKVLQDVLTKKDHEVIIHSQLKKLGLIKSKK; translated from the coding sequence ATGCTTGAAAATATAGGAATAAATGGACGGCTGTTATCTTTTCAAATAATTAATTTTTTGGTACTTATTTTTATCTTAAATAAATTTCTGTATAAACCAGTTTTAAAAATGATTCAGGATAGGCAGAGTGAGATTAATAAGGGTTTAAGACTTACGGAAGATATGCAGATAAAGGAAGAAGGTTTAGTTAAAGATAGAGAGAAAGTGCTAAAAAGAGCTAGAGAAGAAGCTCAGGCTTTATTAGAGCAAAAAAAGCAGGAAGCAGTTAAGGTAAGAGAAAAGATTATAGCAGAGGCACGGCAAGAGAAGGAAGCTATTGTAGCTTCAGGAAAACGGGAGATTGAGGCAAATAGACGTGATATGGAAAAGAAACTGGAGCAAGATGTATTGGAGATTGCTTATGGTATGACAGAAAAAGTATTGCAGGACGTTCTTACAAAAAAAGATCATGAGGTAATTATCCATTCACAACTTAAAAAGCTTGGATTAATAAAATCTAAGAAATAA
- a CDS encoding F0F1 ATP synthase subunit alpha yields the protein MKKDNSKILEQLQSRLNKVEFREQPQNTGVVTSAGDGAITMSGLSDVSALEMLEMQRGQTALTLNLEHDKVVGIVLDDFSGVKVGDKATATGKLLSVGVGEALLGRVIDPLGAPIDGKGEIKTKERYPIEKVAPGVIFRKPVDTPVQTGIKAVDSMIPVGRGQRELIIGDRKTGKTAIALDTIINQKSQDMICIYVSIGQKTSSTALTIDILKKNKALDYTIIVAADAKDPAALQYIAPYTGCAIGEYFMDKGKDVLIVYDDLSKHAWAYREISLILKRPSGREAYPGDVFYLHSRLLERACKMDDEYGGGSITALPIIETQAGDLSAYIPTNVISITDGQIFFDTDLFNAGIRPAINSGLSVSRVGGAAQTKAMKQVAGKLRLDLAQYRELQAFVQFSTDLDKETKARIDIGARMTQLLKQKQFNPYSVEKQVIVFWAGINGFLNEIEIEKITEFEEEYLGYMESMHSKILKTIAKTKKLDEKIEKELKKATEEFTNGYIKRD from the coding sequence ATGAAAAAAGATAATTCGAAAATTTTAGAACAGTTACAAAGTAGATTAAATAAGGTTGAGTTTCGTGAGCAGCCACAAAATACTGGTGTTGTTACGTCTGCGGGAGATGGCGCTATAACCATGAGTGGACTCTCTGATGTTTCCGCACTTGAAATGTTAGAAATGCAGCGAGGGCAAACTGCTTTAACGCTAAATCTAGAGCATGACAAGGTTGTGGGAATTGTTCTTGATGATTTTAGTGGTGTTAAGGTGGGAGACAAAGCAACAGCAACAGGTAAACTACTCTCTGTTGGTGTAGGAGAGGCGCTTTTGGGTCGAGTAATTGATCCATTAGGGGCGCCAATTGATGGCAAGGGTGAAATTAAAACAAAGGAGAGATATCCAATTGAAAAAGTTGCACCTGGTGTGATTTTTCGAAAACCCGTGGACACGCCAGTGCAAACTGGTATAAAAGCGGTTGATAGCATGATTCCGGTTGGTAGAGGACAGCGAGAGCTAATTATTGGAGATCGTAAAACCGGTAAAACTGCAATTGCGCTTGATACGATTATTAATCAAAAGAGTCAGGATATGATCTGCATTTATGTTTCGATTGGTCAAAAAACTTCCTCTACAGCTTTAACGATAGATATACTAAAAAAGAACAAGGCTCTAGATTACACAATTATAGTTGCAGCAGATGCGAAAGATCCTGCTGCCTTGCAGTACATTGCTCCATACACAGGTTGTGCTATTGGGGAGTATTTTATGGATAAGGGAAAAGATGTGCTTATCGTATACGATGATCTGTCCAAACATGCTTGGGCCTATCGTGAAATTTCCCTTATTCTAAAGCGTCCTTCTGGACGGGAAGCATACCCAGGCGATGTGTTTTATCTACATTCACGGCTTCTTGAGCGAGCTTGTAAAATGGATGATGAGTATGGTGGGGGTTCAATAACGGCATTGCCAATAATTGAGACACAGGCTGGAGACCTGTCAGCATACATTCCCACTAATGTTATTTCAATTACTGATGGACAGATCTTTTTTGACACGGATCTTTTCAATGCAGGTATTCGACCAGCTATTAACTCAGGATTGTCGGTTTCTCGTGTGGGAGGAGCAGCTCAGACTAAAGCAATGAAACAGGTAGCTGGTAAATTAAGGCTAGACCTAGCCCAGTACAGAGAGCTACAGGCTTTTGTGCAGTTTTCGACAGACCTGGATAAAGAAACAAAAGCTCGCATAGATATTGGAGCAAGAATGACACAACTTTTGAAGCAAAAACAGTTTAATCCATATTCAGTTGAAAAACAGGTCATAGTCTTTTGGGCAGGTATTAATGGATTTTTAAATGAAATAGAGATTGAGAAAATTACTGAGTTTGAAGAGGAATACCTTGGTTATATGGAATCTATGCATTCAAAAATTTTAAAAACTATTGCAAAGACCAAAAAATTGGATGAAAAGATTGAGAAAGAATTAAAAAAGGCAACCGAGGAATTTACCAATGGCTACATTAAGAGAGATTAA
- the atpG gene encoding ATP synthase F1 subunit gamma — protein sequence MATLREIKRRVKSVKNISQITSAMQMVAASKMKKAQQKATGFEPYAQRISEAVKELASGVDSDLHSLLSTGNPEARELVIIISTNKGLCGGLNSGLFRAVKKWYLNLDKNECVTVGKKGQSFVRSNRAKLVADFSDGSPINSVSALAHYGVEGFLRGDYSKIVVVYNKFVNSFTQEPTRFELLPITSLGEIKERLADENKFADFLVEPNPVKVLDALLPEYVENIIRAATLSAEASEYSARMMAMKNATDNADELQVNLTLEYNKMRQSEITTSLQDMITARMTTV from the coding sequence ATGGCTACATTAAGAGAGATTAAAAGAAGAGTAAAATCTGTTAAGAATATATCGCAGATAACTAGCGCCATGCAGATGGTTGCAGCAAGTAAAATGAAAAAAGCACAGCAAAAAGCAACGGGATTTGAGCCATACGCGCAGAGAATTTCTGAAGCGGTTAAAGAATTAGCATCTGGAGTGGATTCAGATTTGCACAGTTTATTATCTACTGGTAATCCAGAAGCAAGAGAATTAGTAATTATAATATCTACTAATAAAGGTCTTTGTGGAGGATTGAATAGCGGACTCTTTCGTGCAGTAAAAAAGTGGTATCTAAATTTAGATAAGAATGAATGCGTTACAGTGGGAAAAAAGGGGCAAAGTTTTGTGAGGTCAAACAGGGCTAAATTGGTGGCAGATTTTTCGGATGGTTCACCGATAAATAGTGTTTCTGCATTAGCTCACTATGGTGTTGAAGGTTTTTTAAGAGGAGATTATAGCAAAATAGTTGTTGTATACAATAAATTTGTAAATTCATTTACTCAAGAGCCAACCCGTTTTGAGCTTTTACCTATAACTTCCTTAGGTGAGATTAAGGAAAGGCTAGCTGATGAGAATAAATTTGCGGATTTTTTGGTTGAACCAAACCCAGTTAAAGTATTAGATGCATTGCTACCTGAATATGTAGAGAACATAATTAGAGCAGCTACACTTTCTGCTGAGGCAAGTGAGTATTCAGCAAGAATGATGGCAATGAAAAATGCAACTGACAATGCTGATGAATTACAGGTAAATCTAACACTGGAGTATAATAAGATGCGTCAAAGTGAGATTACAACTTCTTTGCAAGATATGATTACAGCTAGAATGACTACAGTGTAA
- a CDS encoding F0F1 ATP synthase subunit beta, which produces MAKQIEKQVVGKIVQIVGVVIDVEFDKDTELPSIKSAVEVLLADDKRLILEVMLQLDSKTVRCVSMGSTDGLKRGMSVIATGEPITVPVGKQSLGRIFDVVGNAIDGKPQPKGKRWPIHREAPSLISQDVKQDILETGIKVIDLIAPFVKGGKVAVFGGAGVGKTVLIQELIRNVATEHGGVSVFAGVGERTREGNDLWREMKDSGVIDKTALVFGQMNEPPGARMRIALAGLTMAEYFRDVEGQDVLFFIDNIFRFAQAGSEVSALLGRIPSAVGYQPTLASDMAALQERITSTDKGSITSLQAVYVPADDYTDPAPVATFAHLDSSLSLERSLSEQGLYPSIDPLSSQSRILDPAIIGEEHYKVARGVQEVLQRHKDLQDVIAILGMEELSDEDKIIVSRARKIQRFLTQPMFVAAQFTSMEGKYATLVETIRGFKEILEGKHDDKNEQAFYMKGNISEVK; this is translated from the coding sequence ATGGCAAAGCAAATAGAAAAACAAGTAGTGGGTAAAATAGTGCAAATTGTTGGTGTTGTTATTGACGTCGAATTTGACAAAGACACTGAGTTGCCATCGATTAAGTCAGCTGTAGAAGTTCTTTTAGCCGATGATAAGAGGCTGATATTAGAGGTTATGTTGCAACTAGACTCAAAAACTGTGCGTTGTGTGTCGATGGGCTCAACTGATGGACTTAAGCGTGGAATGAGCGTTATTGCTACAGGTGAGCCAATAACAGTTCCTGTTGGTAAGCAATCTTTGGGACGTATATTTGACGTTGTAGGGAATGCTATTGATGGAAAACCACAACCAAAAGGAAAGCGTTGGCCAATTCACCGCGAGGCACCTTCCTTAATAAGTCAAGATGTAAAACAGGATATATTAGAGACGGGAATTAAGGTTATTGATCTTATTGCACCTTTTGTTAAAGGAGGAAAAGTTGCTGTTTTTGGTGGTGCTGGAGTAGGTAAAACAGTTCTTATTCAGGAGCTTATAAGAAATGTTGCAACTGAGCATGGAGGAGTATCTGTGTTTGCAGGTGTGGGCGAGAGAACCAGAGAGGGTAATGATCTCTGGAGAGAAATGAAGGATTCTGGAGTTATTGATAAAACCGCTTTAGTATTTGGGCAGATGAATGAGCCACCTGGCGCTAGAATGAGGATAGCGCTGGCGGGTCTTACCATGGCAGAGTATTTTCGTGATGTGGAAGGCCAAGATGTATTGTTCTTTATAGATAATATTTTTAGATTTGCACAAGCAGGAAGTGAAGTATCGGCACTTTTGGGCAGAATTCCCTCTGCTGTTGGGTATCAGCCAACTCTAGCTTCGGATATGGCCGCTTTGCAGGAGAGAATTACTTCAACTGATAAAGGCTCAATTACGTCGCTACAGGCAGTGTATGTACCTGCGGATGACTATACAGATCCAGCTCCAGTAGCTACTTTTGCGCATCTAGATTCATCTTTGTCACTTGAGAGGTCTTTATCTGAGCAGGGACTATATCCATCTATTGATCCACTATCATCACAATCTAGAATTTTAGACCCTGCTATAATAGGTGAGGAACACTATAAAGTAGCGCGCGGAGTGCAGGAAGTTCTGCAGAGACATAAAGATCTGCAAGATGTTATTGCAATTTTAGGTATGGAAGAGCTTTCTGATGAGGATAAGATTATTGTATCTCGAGCCAGAAAAATACAGCGTTTTCTAACTCAGCCAATGTTTGTGGCGGCACAATTTACTTCTATGGAGGGTAAATATGCAACATTAGTTGAGACTATAAGAGGGTTTAAAGAAATCCTAGAAGGAAAACACGATGATAAAAATGAACAAGCGTTTTACATGAAAGGTAATATATCAGAAGTTAAGTAA
- the atpC gene encoding ATP synthase F1 subunit epsilon: MVLSLSIVTPEKIAFEGEIKQVTVPGADGQLTILSKHASLFAQLIEGELQIMVSNKPIYMAIGGGFVEVHKDKMVLMVTRAIKEDELNEKEILKAKARAEEILKDKLDPQEYQQTHALLRAHLVDLRVLKHSRNRRSAKTQNI, from the coding sequence ATTGTGTTATCACTATCAATTGTCACCCCAGAAAAAATAGCATTTGAAGGTGAAATCAAACAGGTAACTGTGCCTGGCGCTGATGGGCAGCTCACCATCTTGTCTAAACATGCCTCGCTCTTCGCTCAATTGATTGAGGGTGAGCTACAGATAATGGTAAGTAACAAGCCTATATATATGGCCATAGGTGGGGGCTTTGTTGAAGTTCATAAAGATAAGATGGTGCTGATGGTAACGAGAGCTATAAAGGAAGACGAGCTTAATGAAAAGGAAATTTTAAAAGCTAAGGCTCGAGCGGAAGAAATACTTAAAGACAAACTGGATCCTCAAGAATACCAGCAGACACATGCATTATTAAGAGCTCACTTAGTAGATTTAAGGGTATTGAAGCACAGTCGAAACCGAAGGTCTGCAAAAACGCAAAATATTTAA
- a CDS encoding carbamoyl-phosphate synthase (glutamine-hydrolyzing) small subunit, giving the protein MLNGTLELADGTQIHGRSIGAPTFSSGEVVFTTGMVGYPEALTDLSYRGQILVFTYPLIGSYGVKDKTYESQAIQVEGVIMSEEVNNYSHHSAVKNITTWFEEQGVPALSGIDTRALTLKLRESGVMGGKLYFHEEDKNREIVDNNTSNLPAEISVSKPITLGKGKTHLGLVDCGTKQGIIDSLLAEKVKITILPWNWSSLEEYDGVVVGNGPGDPKMLTETVENIRSYMNCKKPLLGICLGNQIISLAAGGDTYKLAFGHRSHNQPVLDRSTNKAYLTTQNHGYAVDSKKLPRLWEEWFVNLNDHTNEGIKHKTLPFMSTQFHPEGRPGPEDTNWLFRYFVKLC; this is encoded by the coding sequence ATGCTTAATGGTACTTTAGAGCTTGCAGATGGAACACAAATCCATGGTAGAAGTATAGGAGCACCGACATTTAGTTCTGGTGAAGTAGTTTTTACTACTGGAATGGTTGGATATCCTGAGGCTTTGACAGATCTTTCATACCGCGGACAGATTTTAGTTTTCACTTATCCCTTGATTGGTAGTTATGGCGTTAAGGACAAAACATATGAAAGTCAGGCAATTCAGGTAGAGGGGGTTATCATGTCAGAGGAGGTTAATAACTATAGCCATCATAGCGCTGTAAAAAATATAACTACATGGTTTGAGGAACAAGGTGTTCCAGCTCTATCTGGGATAGATACCAGGGCTTTAACTCTTAAGCTTAGAGAATCTGGAGTGATGGGTGGAAAGCTGTATTTTCATGAGGAAGATAAAAACAGAGAGATCGTAGATAATAACACTAGTAATCTACCAGCTGAGATTTCAGTTAGTAAGCCAATTACTTTAGGTAAGGGTAAGACTCATCTTGGACTAGTTGATTGTGGAACTAAGCAAGGCATCATAGACTCTTTACTTGCAGAGAAAGTAAAAATAACAATATTACCCTGGAACTGGAGTAGTTTAGAGGAATACGATGGAGTAGTTGTGGGTAATGGACCAGGTGATCCTAAGATGCTTACGGAAACTGTAGAAAATATTAGGTCATATATGAACTGCAAAAAACCTCTTTTGGGTATATGTTTGGGCAATCAGATAATCTCTCTAGCTGCAGGTGGAGATACATATAAGCTTGCCTTTGGCCATCGCTCACATAATCAACCTGTTTTGGATAGGTCAACTAATAAAGCTTACTTAACTACCCAAAACCATGGATATGCAGTTGATTCAAAAAAACTGCCTAGGTTGTGGGAAGAGTGGTTTGTAAATCTAAATGATCATACAAATGAAGGGATAAAACATAAAACACTACCCTTTATGTCTACGCAGTTTCACCCAGAAGGTAGACCAGGACCTGAAGATACTAACTGGCTATTTAGATATTTTGTGAAATTATGTTAA
- a CDS encoding carbamoyl phosphate synthase large subunit → MLKILILGSGALQIGQAGEFDYSGSQAIKAVKEEGNKVILVNPNIATIQTSRGLADKVYFLPVTPEFVTKVIIKEKPDAVMLAFGGQTALNCGLKLYRQGVFKKHNVKVLGTSLKTIEITEDRELFKREMKRLKLDVAISSTVNSIKQAHKVMQNMKYPVMLRSAFALGGLGSAVVYNKQQLDKQLKIALSQSKQVLVEEYLGGWKEIEYEVIRDANGNKVTICNMENMDPMGIHTGESIVVAPSQTLTNDEYFGLRRVSLDCIEGLGIIGECNIQFAFNPHPKNSKLDYRIIEVNARLSRSSALASKATGYPLAFVAAKIGLGKTLPEIKNAVTKTTTAFFEPALDYLVVKIPRWDLNKFDRVNELLGSEMKSVGEVMAIGRTFPEAIQKAVRMLDIGYSGVIPDSDRTINYEQELANPTPERLFLISQALMKGMSPEKIANLSKIDIWFIYQIQRVVKYYMKMKSSKQRTPEQIKTAKKLGFSDNELAKIFNLGEDKIRLYRKKHSILPVIKKIDTLAGEFPAETNYLYMTYNGNSNDVARTNRKSVGILGGGPYRIGSSVEFDWCAVSACWEFKKRGYSTVMLNCNPETVSTDYDISDRLYFDELTFERALDIAEYENIPLVVSVGGQTPNNLALKLKNAGISVLGTSPKDIDRAEDRHKFSKLLDKIKVLQPAWAEVKSRSAAVTAADKIGYPVLMRPSYVLSGQAMFVAFSEAELNSYLDSESVKEVGYPLTMSKYYLGYKETDVDGVASCGGLLRTVILEHVENAGVHSGDASLVYPSPTLPLNIQQKIVRQTARIAKELRINGPFNIQFLVSNQDIRVIECNLRTSRSFPFSSKVTNSNLISFAVKAMIENKVGRGKDDIVLSQKANFTAVKVPQFSFSRLRGADPVLKVEMASTGEAASFASNLHEAFLKAVISTEVKLPSKAALLSLGGYHAKRKFLTPALLLQQIGFKLYATGKTCDFLAANGLNVTCVYKIYEKKQPDVPATIIGGMVDLVINTSEMPDVGMEKFKKQTTDGYLIRRAAIDHGVPLITDLHNACLFVESLALMRNKTFEINSWDEYLDNALTKS, encoded by the coding sequence ATGTTAAAAATTTTAATACTCGGTTCAGGAGCGTTGCAGATTGGCCAAGCTGGTGAATTTGATTACTCAGGATCTCAAGCTATAAAAGCTGTAAAAGAGGAAGGTAACAAAGTCATCTTAGTTAATCCAAATATCGCTACTATTCAGACCTCGAGAGGTCTTGCTGATAAGGTATATTTTTTACCAGTTACCCCAGAGTTTGTTACTAAAGTTATTATAAAGGAAAAACCTGATGCGGTTATGTTAGCATTTGGTGGTCAAACAGCCTTAAATTGTGGGCTAAAGTTGTATAGGCAGGGAGTATTTAAGAAACATAATGTCAAGGTGCTTGGAACATCTCTTAAAACAATTGAAATAACAGAGGATAGAGAGCTTTTTAAAAGAGAGATGAAGAGACTTAAGTTAGATGTGGCTATAAGCTCTACCGTAAACTCGATTAAACAGGCCCATAAAGTAATGCAAAATATGAAATATCCGGTCATGTTGCGTTCTGCTTTTGCTCTTGGTGGACTTGGTTCTGCAGTTGTTTACAATAAGCAGCAACTAGATAAACAGCTAAAAATTGCACTTTCACAATCCAAGCAAGTTTTAGTTGAGGAGTATCTGGGTGGTTGGAAGGAAATTGAGTATGAAGTAATACGAGATGCTAATGGAAATAAGGTGACTATATGCAATATGGAGAATATGGACCCTATGGGAATCCACACTGGTGAGTCGATTGTTGTTGCTCCTTCTCAAACATTAACTAATGACGAATATTTTGGACTTAGAAGAGTTAGTTTAGACTGTATTGAGGGATTAGGGATAATTGGTGAATGCAATATTCAGTTTGCTTTTAACCCCCACCCCAAAAATAGTAAGCTGGATTATAGAATTATTGAGGTTAATGCAAGGCTTTCGAGATCTTCTGCCTTGGCTTCAAAGGCAACTGGTTATCCTTTGGCATTTGTAGCTGCAAAAATTGGATTAGGTAAAACACTTCCCGAAATTAAGAATGCTGTGACTAAGACAACTACAGCTTTTTTTGAGCCAGCGCTCGACTACTTAGTTGTAAAAATTCCACGATGGGACTTGAATAAATTTGATAGAGTGAATGAGCTGTTGGGTTCTGAGATGAAGAGTGTTGGGGAAGTAATGGCAATCGGTAGGACATTTCCCGAAGCAATTCAAAAAGCAGTGAGAATGTTGGATATTGGTTATTCGGGGGTCATTCCAGATAGCGATCGAACTATAAATTATGAGCAGGAACTTGCTAATCCCACGCCTGAGCGATTATTTCTAATATCACAAGCTCTTATGAAGGGTATGTCTCCTGAAAAGATAGCTAATTTAAGCAAGATTGATATATGGTTTATATATCAAATTCAGCGAGTTGTTAAGTACTATATGAAGATGAAATCAAGTAAACAAAGAACTCCAGAGCAGATAAAAACTGCAAAGAAACTTGGCTTTTCAGATAATGAGCTGGCAAAAATATTTAATTTAGGCGAGGATAAGATTCGTTTATATAGAAAAAAGCATAGTATTTTGCCTGTAATTAAAAAAATAGATACACTGGCAGGAGAGTTTCCGGCAGAGACTAATTATCTCTACATGACTTATAATGGAAATAGTAATGATGTAGCTAGAACTAATAGGAAATCGGTGGGAATATTGGGTGGAGGACCATATAGAATAGGATCGTCAGTAGAGTTTGATTGGTGTGCGGTTAGTGCCTGCTGGGAATTTAAGAAAAGAGGATATTCAACAGTAATGCTAAACTGTAACCCCGAAACTGTCTCCACTGATTACGACATTAGCGATAGGCTGTATTTTGATGAGCTGACTTTTGAGAGAGCTCTAGATATAGCAGAATACGAAAATATACCACTTGTGGTATCGGTTGGGGGACAAACGCCTAATAATCTAGCTTTGAAGCTTAAAAATGCGGGTATCAGCGTACTTGGTACTTCACCAAAAGATATAGATAGAGCTGAAGATAGACATAAATTTTCAAAACTTCTGGATAAAATTAAAGTTTTGCAACCTGCTTGGGCAGAGGTTAAGAGTCGTTCTGCGGCTGTAACTGCAGCTGATAAAATTGGTTATCCAGTGTTAATGCGCCCTTCATATGTTTTATCTGGTCAAGCAATGTTTGTTGCGTTTAGCGAAGCTGAGTTAAATAGTTATCTAGATTCTGAAAGTGTGAAAGAGGTTGGTTATCCTCTTACAATGAGTAAGTATTATTTAGGTTACAAGGAAACAGATGTGGATGGAGTTGCGAGTTGCGGAGGTCTTTTAAGAACTGTAATTTTAGAACATGTTGAAAATGCAGGTGTTCATTCAGGTGATGCATCTTTAGTATATCCATCACCAACTCTGCCCTTAAATATTCAACAAAAGATAGTTCGCCAGACAGCAAGAATTGCTAAGGAGCTTCGAATAAATGGTCCATTTAATATACAATTTTTGGTGAGCAATCAGGACATTCGTGTTATTGAGTGTAATCTTAGAACATCTAGAAGTTTCCCTTTTTCTTCTAAAGTTACTAATTCTAATTTAATCTCTTTTGCAGTTAAAGCAATGATTGAAAATAAAGTAGGTAGAGGCAAGGATGATATTGTTCTGTCTCAGAAAGCTAATTTTACAGCTGTTAAGGTTCCTCAATTTTCCTTTTCCAGACTGCGCGGAGCAGACCCTGTCTTAAAAGTTGAGATGGCTTCTACAGGTGAAGCTGCAAGTTTTGCTTCTAATTTACATGAAGCCTTTTTAAAAGCTGTAATTTCTACAGAGGTTAAGCTTCCCTCTAAAGCAGCTTTATTGTCGCTGGGTGGATACCATGCAAAGAGGAAATTTTTAACTCCAGCTCTGTTGTTGCAGCAGATTGGCTTTAAGTTGTATGCGACTGGCAAAACCTGTGATTTTTTAGCTGCTAATGGGTTAAATGTAACTTGTGTATATAAGATATATGAGAAAAAGCAACCAGATGTTCCAGCCACCATTATTGGCGGGATGGTTGATTTAGTTATTAATACAAGTGAGATGCCAGACGTTGGTATGGAAAAATTTAAGAAGCAGACCACTGATGGATATCTTATTAGAAGAGCTGCAATTGACCATGGTGTTCCCTTAATTACAGACTTACATAACGCCTGTTTATTTGTTGAGTCACTGGCATTGATGAGAAATAAAACATTTGAAATTAACAGCTGGGATGAGTATCTTGACAATGCCTTAACAAAGAGTTAA